In Oceanobacillus sp. FSL K6-2867, one DNA window encodes the following:
- a CDS encoding DUF1798 family protein — MELKKQTESLKSHLNLLKIKFEQNAPPENSRDKTFFLKVREETLPIYTLLDEWETTALKVVKNREAKVHPHQVASTRENMELLLMHSYYIDVRRKRYMELYTSILYVFDLLLEDIS, encoded by the coding sequence ATGGAATTAAAAAAACAAACAGAAAGTCTGAAAAGTCACCTTAACCTGTTGAAAATTAAATTTGAGCAAAATGCTCCCCCAGAAAACAGTAGAGATAAGACGTTTTTTTTGAAAGTCAGAGAAGAAACGTTGCCAATTTATACTTTATTGGACGAATGGGAAACTACAGCTTTAAAAGTAGTTAAAAATAGAGAAGCAAAGGTGCACCCTCATCAAGTAGCATCAACAAGGGAAAATATGGAGCTTTTATTAATGCATAGCTACTATATTGATGTGCGCAGGAAACGATATATGGAATTATATACATCCATTTTGTATGTGTTTGATTTGTTGTTGGAAGATATATCATAA
- a CDS encoding cytidine deaminase yields MSVNKLIEDAIKIRERAYVPYSKFPVGAALLTKSGKVYTGCNIENAAYPVACCAERVAIFKAISEGETEFQELAVAADTERPVPPCGSCRQVMSEFFEKSMPIHLTNLKKEIKSFTMEELLPFSFETEDLLKN; encoded by the coding sequence ATGTCAGTGAATAAACTAATTGAAGATGCAATCAAAATAAGAGAAAGAGCATATGTTCCGTATTCTAAATTTCCAGTAGGAGCGGCGCTGCTCACGAAATCAGGCAAAGTATATACTGGTTGTAACATTGAAAACGCAGCATACCCTGTTGCATGCTGTGCAGAGCGAGTCGCAATATTTAAAGCTATCTCAGAAGGGGAAACAGAGTTTCAAGAGCTAGCTGTGGCAGCAGATACCGAAAGACCTGTGCCACCTTGCGGGTCCTGTCGCCAAGTAATGAGCGAGTTCTTTGAGAAGTCAATGCCTATCCATTTAACTAATCTAAAAAAGGAAATAAAATCATTTACAATGGAAGAATTACTGCCTTTTTCATTTGAAACAGAAGACTTATTGAAAAACTAA